CGCGAAGCGCGCAAGCTCGGCATCAAAATCGTTGGCGTATGCGACACCAATTCCGATCCCGATCTGGTGGATTACCCGATTCCGGGCAACGACGACGCCGCCCGTTCGATCAAGCTGTTCTGCAGCCTGATCGCCGACGCGATCGCCGAAGGCCGCACCGCCACCGCCGCGAAGGACGCCGAAGCGGAGCTCAGGCTCGCCGCTGAAGCGGAAGCCGCCGCGAAGGCCAGGATCGAAGCGGAAGCCGCCAGCGCGAATGTTGATCTCGCCGGGAAGGACACGGTGGAAATCGCCGAGGAAGTAAAGTAACACCGCTCCGCCGCGGCCCCGGGCCGCGCGCGCCGGGCCGGGATCCGGCCCGCCAACGATTGAGGAGAACGCCAATTATGATGGACAAGATAAAATCACTGCGCGACGCCACCGGCGCCGGCATTATGGCCTGCAAATCGGCCCTGATCGAAAACAACGGCGATTTTGACAAGGCCGTGGAATACCTCCGCAAGAAAGGGCTTGCCGCCGCCCAGAAACGGGCCGGCCGGGAAACCAGCGAAGGCTGTACCCGCATCAAGACCGACGCCAGGGGGATGGCGGCCGCGCTGCTCAACCTCGGCTGCGAGACCGATTTCGTCGCGAAGACCGACGATTTCAAGTCGCTCGCCGACCGGCTTGTCGAGCATCTTTTCGCCAACCCCGGCGTTACCGCCGAAGACGAAAAGCTCAAGGCGATCGTGCTGGAAGTCGCGCCGAAACTCGGCGAGCATATTGACGTGAAAAAAGCCGAATATGTCAAGGTGAACGGCAAAGGCGCGCTGAGCTATTATATTCATACGGACAACAAAAAAGCCGCGATCGTGGAATTGCAGTCCGACACCGCCAACGTGACCAAACTGCAGGAACTGGGCAAAGAGCTGGCGCTGCAGGCTGTGGCGATGACGCCGAGCTGGGTGCACCGCGAGGAAGTGCCGGCTTCGGTTATCGAGTCGGAGAAGGACATTTACCGCACGCAGGCCGCCAACGAAGGCAAGCCCGCCGCCGCGATAGAAAAGATGCTTGAGGGCCGGCTGCGCAAGTTCTACGAACAGAACTGCCTGCTTGACCAGATCAGCATCCGCGACAGCAAGAAAACCGTGTCGCAGTTCATCGCCGAGGCCGAGAAGGAGCTGGGCGCGCCGGTGAAAGTGGCGCGGGTGGAAAGAGTCGGATAAAAATTATGCCGAAACGGATACTGCTCAAGTTGTCCGGAGAGGCTTTGCAGTCGCAGGGACTGAGGGGCGTGGCCCCCCAGTCCCTGCGGCATATAGCGGGTGAAATAGCATCCGCGCATGAAACGGGGGTCGAACTGGCTATCGTGGTGGGCGGCGGCAATATCTGGCGCGGCGCGAAAGACGCGGAAGATCTTATTTCGCGCGTCATGTCCGACAATATGGGCATGCTTGCCACAATTTTTAACGCGCTGGCGCTGCAGGCCGCGCTTGAAAGCGCCGGCAAGGCCACCCGCGTGCAGACGGCGATGCCCATCATCACGCTTGCCGAGCCGTATATCCGGCGCAAGGCGGTGCGGCACCTTGAAAAAGGGCGCATCGTGATTTTTGCGGGCGGCACCGGCAACCCCTATTTCACTACCGATACGGCGGCCGCGCTGCGCGCCTCCGAAATCGAGGCGGACGAGATTTTAAAGGCCACTCAGGTGGACGGAGTTTATACGGACGATCCCCAAAAGAACCCCGCGGCCAGGCTGATCAGGACGATCAGTTACCGGGACGCGCTTGACCGCGGCCTGAAATTCATGGATACCAGCGCCCTGGCGCTGTGTCTTGAGAATCAGATTCCCATCCGGGTGTTCAACCTGCACAAAAAAGGCAATATCAGAAAAGCGGTGCGCTCCGGCGGAGTGGGCACTCTGATAAGCTGAACGTTTTTTCAGGAAAGGAGAAATTATGGACGAATTGATCGGCGTTACGGAACTGATGCAGTCGCTTGAGCTGGAAATGGCTGGTTACGTTGAGAAGATGAAGAAAGACCTCGCCACACTGCGGACCGGGCGCGCCAATCCGCAGCTGATTGAAAATATCCGGGTTGAATATTACGGCACGATGATGCCGCTTAACCAGGTGGCGGCGATTTCGCAGCAGGACGGGCGCACGCTGGTTGTCGCTCCGTGGGATGCCGGCGCGCTGGAAGCCGTTGAAAAAGGCATCCTCCAGTCGGATCTTGGCGTGACTCCCCAGAACGACGGGAAAATTATCAGGCTCGCTTTGCCCAGCATGACGGAAGACCGGCGGCGCGAACTGGCCAAAACGATAAAAGGCATCAGCGAAGATTTCAAGGTGAAAATCCGCAACGGCCGGCGCGACGGCAACGAGAAAATCAAAAAAGCCCAGAAAGCCAAAGAGATAACCGAGGATGATGCCAAGCGGTTCGAGAGCGATATCCAGAAAATGACCGACCGGTTCATCGCCGAGATTGACAAGGTTATCGCCGTAAAAGAAAAAGAGATAATGACCGTCTGACGATGAGCGGCTTTATTCCCCCCCCGCCGGATTCCGCCCCGCTGCCCGCGCATATCGCCATTGTGATGGACGGCAACGGGCGCTGGGCCAAGGCGCGCGGCCTTTCGCGGTTGGAAGGGCACCGGGAAGGGGTTGAGTCGGTCGAGGCGATAATAAAGGCCTGCTGCGACTTGGGCATAAAGGTGCTTACGCTGTACACGTTTTCGACGGAGAACTGGTCGCGCCCCCGATATGAAGTATCCGCGCTGATGCGCCTTTTGTGCAGTACGCTGCGCGCCAAACACGGCTTGCTCATGAATTACAACGTGCGGCTGAAAATCAGCGGGCGGCGCGAGGGCGTGGGCAAGACGGTGCTGGAAGAGCTGGACGAGGAAGCGCGGCTGCTTTCCGCCAATACCGGGATGATTCTTAATCTGGCGTTTAATTACGGCGGGCGGCAGGAGCTGACCGATGCGGTGAACAGACTGCTGGCGGCCGGCAGAACGGGTGTTACGCAGCAGGATATAGCGGACGCGCTTTATACCGCCGGCCTGCCGGACCCGGATCTTGTAATCCGCACTTCCGGCGAACGCCGCATTTCCAATTTTCTGTTATGGCAGGCGGCATACGCGGAATATTATTTCACCGATGTTTTCTGGCCGGATTTCCGCGCGCCACAGCTGAACGCCGCGCTGGCCGATTACAGAAAACGCGAGCGCCGGTTCGGCGGAATTAAATAAGTCCGGCCCGGGTCGGTTCCCCGGATTTTACGGTTTTTCATTTTCCCCCTTTACGGGCGGTTCGCCCGGAGCGGTATGGAGGTTTGTTAATGCTTATTCCCCGCGTTTTGACCGCGCTTGTCGGGATTCCGCTTATACTGGGGTCCATCCATTTCGGCGGCGCGGTGTATGCGTGTTTTGTGGCGGCGGTGGTGTTTCTTTCACTGCACGAATACGGGCTTATCTTGTGGACGGGGCGCAAGCCGGTTTCCCGGGTTGCACTGCTGCTGTTCGGGGCGCTGGCGGCGTTTGGCGCGGTCGCGGGACGGATGCCGGCAGGCGGAATTGATAACCTGGTGCCGCTTGTCATCAGTCTGGTCGTGCTGGGCCTGCTTTCGTGGGAAGTGCTTACCCCCAAACGCAGCCTTGAGCGGTTTTCCAACAC
The DNA window shown above is from Elusimicrobiaceae bacterium and carries:
- the uppS gene encoding polyprenyl diphosphate synthase produces the protein MSGFIPPPPDSAPLPAHIAIVMDGNGRWAKARGLSRLEGHREGVESVEAIIKACCDLGIKVLTLYTFSTENWSRPRYEVSALMRLLCSTLRAKHGLLMNYNVRLKISGRREGVGKTVLEELDEEARLLSANTGMILNLAFNYGGRQELTDAVNRLLAAGRTGVTQQDIADALYTAGLPDPDLVIRTSGERRISNFLLWQAAYAEYYFTDVFWPDFRAPQLNAALADYRKRERRFGGIK
- the tsf gene encoding translation elongation factor Ts — its product is MMDKIKSLRDATGAGIMACKSALIENNGDFDKAVEYLRKKGLAAAQKRAGRETSEGCTRIKTDARGMAAALLNLGCETDFVAKTDDFKSLADRLVEHLFANPGVTAEDEKLKAIVLEVAPKLGEHIDVKKAEYVKVNGKGALSYYIHTDNKKAAIVELQSDTANVTKLQELGKELALQAVAMTPSWVHREEVPASVIESEKDIYRTQAANEGKPAAAIEKMLEGRLRKFYEQNCLLDQISIRDSKKTVSQFIAEAEKELGAPVKVARVERVG
- the pyrH gene encoding UMP kinase → MPKRILLKLSGEALQSQGLRGVAPQSLRHIAGEIASAHETGVELAIVVGGGNIWRGAKDAEDLISRVMSDNMGMLATIFNALALQAALESAGKATRVQTAMPIITLAEPYIRRKAVRHLEKGRIVIFAGGTGNPYFTTDTAAALRASEIEADEILKATQVDGVYTDDPQKNPAARLIRTISYRDALDRGLKFMDTSALALCLENQIPIRVFNLHKKGNIRKAVRSGGVGTLIS
- the frr gene encoding ribosome recycling factor, translating into MDELIGVTELMQSLELEMAGYVEKMKKDLATLRTGRANPQLIENIRVEYYGTMMPLNQVAAISQQDGRTLVVAPWDAGALEAVEKGILQSDLGVTPQNDGKIIRLALPSMTEDRRRELAKTIKGISEDFKVKIRNGRRDGNEKIKKAQKAKEITEDDAKRFESDIQKMTDRFIAEIDKVIAVKEKEIMTV